A region from the Xenopus laevis strain J_2021 chromosome 4S, Xenopus_laevis_v10.1, whole genome shotgun sequence genome encodes:
- the LOC121393310 gene encoding uncharacterized protein LOC121393310: MDPSSEDHACDGERDHLGCTVFHRSREDNKVAMSIEDRLFLEIMNQGMTKDKSKSWVAPLPFRPKRQRLPDNKELVYNRFISLKHKLQKTPEMKEHFFTFMERIFQNNHAEMAPALRDSEERWYLPTFGVYHPKKPGQIRVVFDSSARCKGLSLNDVLLSGPDLNNRLLEVLLRFRKDSIAFMADIQQMFHCFLVKEEHRNYLRFFWYRNNDPNEDIVEYRMRVHIFGNSPSPAVAIYGLRLSAQEGEAKYGSDARSFVEKDFYVDDCLKSTPTNESAISLLKRTQEMLALSNLRLHKIASNSRELMEAFSNQDHASDLKDLDLDTDSLPMQRSLGLLWDLKADTFTFQINKEEKPFTRRGVLSTINSLYDPLGFVTPVTIQGKIMLRDLTTEMSDWDDPLPTEKKDLWTSWKKSLEALTSLHVTRPYASIPSTEVKMQKLHIFCDASIKAIAAVAYLKTIDAKEQCHVGFVMSRAKLTPLREHTIPRLELCAAVLAVELAELITSGMGLEIEEVEFHTDSKVVLGYICNEIRRFYVYVSNRVLRIRRSTSPQQWHYVPTQHNPADYATRSVAACHLKATTWFTGPAFLYRSTACNIGCDTFELIDPDADEEIRPEVSVLNTVTSDRQLESHRFSRFSTWMSLVRAIAILIHIAKSYTSTLPVSQKPCKGWHHCKSAFTASNLERSKDIIIHTIQHECYTKEIEYLRKGQTVSKDSALRRLDPVIDQGGLMRIGGRLQEAKVDFREKHPIVIPGHHHVATLLIRHHHLQTKHQGRMFTEGNLRAAGLWIVGAKRRVSQVIFNCITCRKLRGGSQNPKMASLPAERLSTDPPFTNVGLDVFGPWSVATRHTRGVHTGAKRWAVMFTCMSSRAVHIEVIESMDASSFINAFRRFIAIRGPVKCIRSDRGTNFVGAVKELQIPSNLDTAKVDRYLNEQGCTWTFNPPHSSHMGGVWERMIGIARKILDSIFSQVGSTRLTHESLVTFLAEVSAIMNARPLTTLSSDPEDLTILTPAMLLTQKTSTLSAPSGEFTEKDLYRRQWRQVQSLSNVFWDKWRKEYVSTLQSRRKWQTNKPNIRPGDVVLMKDHQSHRNEWPLGLITNTFPSKDGNVRKAEVKICKLGECKLFLRPTTELVLLFSPEKTNSDVR; this comes from the coding sequence ATGGATCCTTCCAGCGAAGACCACGCCTGTGATGGTGAACGAGATCACTTAGGGTGTACAGTTTTCCATAGGTCAAGAGAAGACAACAAGGTCGCAATGTCCATAGAAGACAGACTGTTCTTGGAGATCATGAATCAAGGAATGACAAAGGACAAGTCAAAAAGCTGGGTCGCGCCTTTACCATTTAGACCCAAGAGACAACGCTTACCTGACAACAAAGAACTTGTCTATAACAGATTTATCTCCCTCAAGCACAAACTTCAGAAGACACCAGAGATGAAAGAACATTTCTTTACCTTCATGGAAAGAATATTCCAGAACAACCACGCAGAAATGGCACCCGCGCTCCGAGACTCAGAGGAGCGTTGGTACTTACCCACATTCGGCGTATATCATCCTAAAAAGCCAGGCCAGATACGAGTAGTGTTCGACTCAAGTGCCAGGTGCAAAGGCTTATCACTAAACGATGTCTTACTGTCTGGTCCAGACCTCAACAACCGACTTCTAGAGGTACTTCTGCGTTTCCGTAAAGATTCCATAGCATTCATGGCCGACATACAACAGATGTTCCACTGCTTCCTTGTCAAGGAGGAACACAGAAATTACTTGAGGTTCTTCTGGTACCGCAACAATGACCCTAACGAAGACATCGTAGAGTACCGAATGAGGGTGCACATCTTCGGAAACAGCCCTTCACCTGCAGTCGCTATCTATGGTCTCAGACTTTCAGCTCAAGAGGGTGAAGCGAAGTATGGGTCAGATGCCAGATCCTTTGTAGAGAAAGATTTCTATGTGGACGACTGCTTGAAATCCACACCCACGAATGAGTCGGCAATCAGTCTCTTAAAAAGGACTCAAGAGATGCTAGCTTTGTCTAATCTGAGGTTACACAAAATTGCCTCCAACAGCCGTGAGTTAATGGAAGCCTTCTCAAACCAAGACCATGCAAGCGACCTTAAGGACTTGGATCTTGACACCGATTCCCTTCCCATGCAACGGAGTCTCGGTTTGCTCTGGGATTTGAAGGCAGACACCTTTACCTTCCAGATCAACAAAGAAGAAAAGCCCTTCACACGCAGAGGAGTTCTATCTACAATAAACAGCTTGTACGATCCTCTGGGATTTGTAACACCTGTCACCATCCAAGGCAAAATTATGTTAAGAGACCTCACCACAGAGATGTCCGATTGGGATGATCCGCTtcccacagagaaaaaggacctGTGGACAAGTTGGAAAAAGTCTCTTGAAGCTTTGACCAGCCTTCATGTGACACGACCCTATGCTTCCATACCATCTACAGAAGTCAAGATGCAAAAGCTACATATCTTCTGCGATGCTTCAATCAAGGCAATTGCTGCTGTAGCATACCTGAAGACCATTGATGCCAAAGAACAATGCCATGTAGGGTTCGTCATGAGTCGGGCCAAACTGACACCTCTCCGTGAACACACGATACCCAGACTGGAGCTCTGCGCTGCTGTGCTTGCGGTAGAGTTGGCTGAACTTATAACTTCAGGAATGGGCCTAGAAATCGAAGAAGTCGAATTCCACACGGACAGCAAGGTAGTCCTAGGATATATCTGCAACGAAATTAGACGCTTTTATGTCTATGTCTCCAATCGAGTGCTGAGGATCAGGAGATCCACTAGTCCTCAACAGTGGCACTATGTGCCTACACAACATAATCCCGCAGACTACGCAACCAGATCCGTCGCAGCCTGCCACCTGAAAGCCACAACATGGTTCACAGGTCCTGCGTTCCTGTACCGTTCAACGGCTTGCAACATCGGATGTGACACATTTGAATTGATAGACCCAGACGCAGATGAGGAGATCCGACCTGAAGTGTCTGTTCTTAACACAGTGACTTCAGATCGTCAACTCGAATCCCATCGTTTCAGCAGGTTCTCCACCTGGATGTCTCTGGTCCGTGCGATAGCCATCTTGATTCATATAGCTAAGTCCTACACATCTACATTACCTGTGAGTCAGAAACCTTGTAAAGGTTGGCATCACTGCAAGAGCGCCTTTACAGCTTCCAATCTGGAGAGGTCCAAGGACATAATAATCCACACAATTCAACATGAATGTTACACTAAGGAGATAGAATACCTCAGGAAAGGCCAAACAGTCTCTAAAGACAGCGCTTTGAGAAGACTTGATCCCGTCATTGACCAAGGTGGGTTGATGAGAATAGGAGGCCGCCTTCAGGAAGCCAAAGTAGACTTCAGAGAAAAACACCCTATAGTAATTCCGGGACATCACCATGTCGCGACCCTACTCATACGACATCACCATCTTCAAACAAAACACCAAGGCCGAATGTTTACCGAAGGGAATCTACGAGCCGCTGGACTATGGATTGTTGGAGCGAAGAGACGTGTAAGCCAGGTCATTTTCAACTGCATTACCTGTCGCAAACTTCGTGGTGGGTCTCAGAACCCAAAAATGGCCAGTCTCCCAGCTGAAAGACTCAGCACAGATCCTCCCTTCACTAACGTTGGCTTAGACGTATTCGGCCCTTGGTCAGTGGCTACCAGGCACACAAGAGGTGTTCACACCGGTGCAAAGCGTTGGGCAGTCATGTTTACTTGCATGTCCAGTAGGGCAGTCCATATAGAAGTGATCGAATCTATGGATGCTTCCAGCTTCATAAATGCATTCCGACGGTTTATCGCCATTAGAGGACCTGTGAAATGTATTCGTTCAGATAGAGGCACAAATTTCGTTGGAGCAGTAAAAGAACTCCAAATTCCTTCCAATTTGGATACGGCCAAGGTGGACAGATACCTAAATGAGCAAGGATGCACATGGACCTTTAATCCACCGCATTCCTCCCACATGGGCGGCGTCTGGGAAAGGATGATAGGGATAGCAAGGAAAATCTTGGATTCCATCTTCTCGCAGGTAGGGAGTACGAGACTCACACACGAAAGTCTGGTCACATTCTTGGCAGAAGTCTCAGCCATCATGAACGCAAGACCGTTGACTACCCTTTCCAGTGACCCTGAAGATTTGACGATCCTTACCCCTGCCATGTTACTCACACAGAAGACCAGCACCCTGAGTGCTCCATCTGGAGAATTTACTGAAAAAGACCTGTATAGACGTCAATGGAGGCAGGTGCAAAGTCTTTCTAATGTCTTCTGGGACAAATGGAGAAAAGAGTATGTCTCTACCTTGCAGTCGAGAAGGAAGTGGCAAACTAACAAGCCGAACATCAGACCTGGGGATGTCGTGCTCATGAAAGACCACCAATCACATCGGAACGAGTGGCCACTGGGCCTCATCACCAACACGTTTCCAAGCAAGGATGGGAATGTACGTAAGGCCGAGGTCAAAATTTGTAAGCTTGGCGAGTGCAAACTATTCCTCAGACCAACAACAGAGCTCGTGTTGTTGTTTTCACCTGAGAAGACAAATAGTGACGTCCGTTGA